One window of the Pseudomonadota bacterium genome contains the following:
- a CDS encoding CoA transferase, translating to MATPNNILDGIRVLDFSQALAGPTTTRLMAEMGAEVIKVELAPNGEASRALPYLRNGRSGYYIQQNRGKKSIAIDRKDPRSVDLVMKVLEKCDVLVENFAPGAISRLGFGWDVVHKVNPRLIMGSISAFGQTGPLASLPGYDYIGAAYAGVLSMIGEADGPPYFYMLGIGDVMTGTHLLAAINGALFYRERTGRGQYVEASLLDSYFHCHEVNVQAHTASGGEIKPFRCGAHHYAVSPLGVFKCKEGYVIIAVLPNQWPNFCKALGRPEIVDDPRFIDGPARIANRDALNALIEQALARYPTAIDAAEDWGFNHHVPIAPILTVEQAVKHPHLVERETIRTVHDPVFGSYQVPGMPLRFSEAPRHPDLQAAYMGEHNVDVFTRYAGVSEAEVRKLEKEGALVAKPDL from the coding sequence ATGGCCACACCGAACAATATTCTCGATGGTATTCGTGTACTGGACTTCTCCCAGGCCCTCGCCGGCCCGACCACCACGCGCTTGATGGCGGAAATGGGCGCGGAGGTGATCAAGGTCGAACTGGCGCCCAATGGCGAAGCCTCGCGCGCCCTGCCCTACCTGCGCAACGGCCGCTCGGGCTATTACATCCAGCAGAACCGCGGCAAGAAGAGCATCGCCATCGACCGCAAGGACCCGCGCTCCGTCGATCTCGTGATGAAGGTGCTGGAAAAATGCGACGTGCTGGTGGAGAACTTCGCGCCCGGCGCCATCAGTCGCTTAGGGTTCGGCTGGGACGTCGTGCACAAGGTCAACCCGCGTCTCATCATGGGGTCGATCTCGGCTTTCGGCCAGACCGGGCCGCTGGCCTCGCTGCCGGGCTACGACTACATCGGCGCCGCCTACGCCGGCGTGTTGAGCATGATCGGCGAGGCCGATGGCCCGCCCTATTTCTACATGCTCGGCATCGGCGACGTCATGACCGGCACTCACCTGCTGGCCGCCATCAACGGCGCCCTGTTCTATCGCGAGCGCACCGGCCGCGGCCAGTACGTGGAAGCCTCGCTGCTCGATTCCTACTTCCATTGCCACGAGGTGAACGTGCAGGCGCACACCGCCTCGGGCGGCGAGATCAAGCCATTCCGCTGCGGCGCCCATCATTACGCGGTGTCGCCGCTCGGCGTGTTCAAGTGCAAGGAAGGCTATGTGATCATCGCCGTGCTGCCCAACCAGTGGCCGAACTTCTGCAAGGCGCTCGGCCGGCCCGAGATTGTCGATGACCCGCGCTTCATCGACGGCCCCGCGCGCATCGCCAACCGCGACGCGCTCAATGCCCTGATCGAACAAGCCCTGGCCCGTTACCCGACGGCCATCGACGCCGCCGAGGATTGGGGCTTCAATCACCACGTGCCGATAGCACCGATCCTGACCGTCGAGCAGGCGGTCAAGCATCCACACCTGGTCGAACGCGAAACCATACGCACGGTGCACGACCCGGTGTTTGGCAGCTACCAGGTGCCGGGCATGCCGCTGCGTTTCTCCGAAGCGCCGCGTCATCCCGATCTGCAGGCCGCCTACATGGGCGAACACAACGTCGACGTGTTCACCCGCTACGCAGGCGTCAGCGAGGCCGAGGTGCGCAAGCTCGAAAAGGAAGGCGCGCTGGTCGCCAAGCCCGACCTCTGA
- a CDS encoding NnrU family protein: MLELTAGLVLFFAAHAFSMFREARARLLAKLGALPYRGLYSLVSLAGFALIVHGYAQAPRIDVWLPPVALRHVTMLLMLPVFVLLAAAYVPGHIKARLGNPMLLAVKTWALAHLLINGDLASMLLFGAFLAFGVVDLIAVKRGGRSSVVETPHALFDVLAVVVGLIVYGAFIMGLHRALTGVPIIAG, encoded by the coding sequence ATGCTCGAACTGACCGCCGGCCTCGTGCTGTTCTTCGCCGCCCACGCCTTCAGCATGTTCCGCGAAGCCCGCGCACGGCTGCTGGCGAAGCTCGGCGCGCTGCCCTATCGCGGGCTCTATTCGCTGGTCTCGCTGGCGGGCTTCGCGCTCATCGTGCATGGCTACGCGCAGGCGCCGCGCATCGACGTGTGGTTGCCGCCTGTCGCCCTGCGGCATGTGACCATGTTGCTCATGCTGCCGGTGTTCGTGCTGCTGGCCGCCGCCTACGTGCCGGGGCATATCAAGGCGCGCCTCGGCAATCCCATGCTGCTGGCCGTGAAGACCTGGGCGCTCGCGCATCTTCTTATCAACGGCGACCTGGCGTCGATGCTGCTGTTCGGTGCGTTCCTCGCGTTCGGGGTGGTCGACCTCATCGCCGTCAAGCGCGGCGGCCGCAGTTCGGTGGTCGAGACCCCGCACGCGCTGTTCGACGTGCTGGCGGTGGTGGTGGGCCTCATCGTCTACGGCGCCTTCATCATGGGATTGCATCGCGCCCTGACCGGCGTGCCGATCATCGCGGGCTAG